A genomic segment from Deinococcus sp. YIM 77859 encodes:
- the pnp gene encoding polyribonucleotide nucleotidyltransferase encodes MIAKTYTTLLGGRELSIETGRLAKLVSGSVTLRYGDTLLLVTAQAREETSPLDFLPLTVEFEERHYAVGKIPGSFHRREGRPGERAILSARLTDRQIRPLFPKGYRHETQVIITVLSADQQNLPDVLGAIGASAALSISDVPWQGPTACVRVGLVGGEYVVNPTADQLIRSSLDLVVAGTRDAVLMVEAGAQEVDEETLVGAIEFAHREMQGVLELIERMRAEVGREKLNVLAEGDLSADLVPELAEAARGAGLRDALLTVKKKERSANLKALRDRLIEERLPDGEVEGAEESIVALKAAFAKVEKQELRRLILEEDLRADGRNSKTVRPIWIEVRPLPRAHGSAIFTRGETQVLGITTLGTERDELLVDDLTGEASDRFLLHYNFPPYSTGEVKRMGGQSRREVGHGNLAKKAIRAVLPAFEDFPYVIRVVGEVLESNGSSSMATVCAGTLSLMDAGVPLKAPVAGVAMGLVMEGEKYRILTDILGLEDALGDMDFKVCGTAQGITALQMDIKVGGITPAIMREALAQAREGRLHILSKMAEVLPAPRPELSPTAPRILTLKINPELIGKVIGPGGKQVRELEAMGAQVTIEEDGTIRVFSADGGAAEAVRQKIEGLTKEARVGEEYEGTVVKTAPFGAFVNLFPGQDGMLHISQLSEERVNAVEDVLKVGDKLRVKIANIDERGKIDLIRPELEGKIAPREPRPARGGGDRGPRPPRRE; translated from the coding sequence CGAGCTGAGCATCGAGACCGGCCGGCTGGCGAAACTCGTCAGCGGCAGCGTCACGCTGCGCTACGGTGACACGCTGCTCCTGGTGACCGCCCAAGCCCGCGAGGAGACGAGCCCCCTCGACTTTCTGCCCCTCACCGTGGAGTTCGAGGAACGCCACTACGCGGTGGGCAAGATTCCGGGAAGCTTCCACCGCCGCGAGGGCCGCCCCGGCGAGCGAGCGATTCTCTCCGCGCGCCTGACTGACCGCCAGATCCGGCCGCTCTTTCCCAAGGGCTACCGGCACGAGACACAGGTGATCATCACCGTCCTGAGTGCCGACCAGCAGAATCTTCCGGATGTGCTGGGGGCCATCGGGGCATCGGCCGCCCTCAGCATCAGCGACGTTCCCTGGCAGGGGCCAACCGCCTGCGTGCGCGTGGGGCTGGTGGGGGGTGAGTACGTGGTCAACCCCACCGCCGATCAGCTGATTCGCTCCAGCCTCGACCTGGTGGTCGCCGGCACGCGGGACGCCGTGCTGATGGTGGAGGCGGGCGCGCAGGAGGTCGACGAGGAGACGCTGGTGGGAGCGATCGAGTTCGCGCACCGCGAGATGCAGGGCGTGCTGGAGCTGATCGAGCGGATGCGCGCGGAGGTTGGCCGCGAGAAACTCAACGTTCTGGCGGAGGGCGACCTGAGCGCGGACCTGGTGCCGGAGCTGGCCGAGGCCGCGCGGGGGGCAGGTCTGCGGGACGCGCTGCTCACCGTGAAGAAAAAGGAACGCAGCGCGAACCTCAAGGCGCTGCGCGACCGCCTGATCGAGGAGCGTTTGCCGGACGGTGAGGTCGAGGGTGCCGAAGAGAGTATCGTGGCGCTCAAGGCGGCTTTTGCCAAGGTAGAGAAGCAGGAACTGCGCCGGCTGATCCTGGAAGAGGACCTGCGCGCCGACGGCCGCAATTCCAAGACGGTGCGCCCGATCTGGATTGAGGTGCGGCCCCTGCCCCGCGCGCACGGCAGCGCGATCTTCACCCGTGGGGAGACGCAGGTGCTGGGCATCACCACGCTGGGCACCGAGCGCGATGAGCTGCTGGTCGACGACCTGACCGGTGAGGCCTCCGACCGCTTCCTGCTGCACTACAACTTCCCGCCGTACTCGACCGGCGAGGTCAAGCGCATGGGCGGGCAGTCGCGGCGTGAGGTGGGCCACGGCAACCTGGCCAAAAAGGCGATCCGCGCCGTGCTGCCCGCTTTTGAGGACTTTCCCTACGTGATCCGCGTGGTGGGCGAGGTGCTGGAGTCAAACGGGTCGAGCAGCATGGCGACGGTGTGTGCCGGAACCCTCTCGCTGATGGACGCGGGTGTGCCCCTCAAGGCTCCGGTCGCGGGCGTGGCGATGGGCCTGGTGATGGAGGGCGAAAAGTACCGCATTCTGACCGACATCCTGGGCCTGGAAGACGCGCTGGGTGACATGGACTTCAAGGTCTGCGGCACCGCCCAGGGCATCACAGCGCTCCAGATGGACATCAAGGTGGGCGGCATCACCCCTGCGATCATGCGGGAAGCGCTCGCGCAGGCCCGCGAAGGTCGGCTGCATATCCTGAGCAAGATGGCCGAGGTGCTGCCCGCGCCGCGGCCCGAACTCTCTCCGACCGCGCCGCGCATCCTCACCCTCAAGATCAATCCCGAACTGATCGGCAAGGTGATCGGGCCCGGGGGCAAGCAGGTGCGCGAACTCGAAGCCATGGGGGCGCAGGTGACCATCGAGGAGGACGGTACCATCCGCGTCTTCAGTGCGGACGGCGGAGCCGCCGAGGCGGTGCGGCAGAAAATCGAGGGCCTCACGAAGGAGGCGCGGGTGGGCGAGGAGTACGAGGGCACCGTCGTCAAGACGGCTCCTTTTGGCGCCTTTGTCAACCTGTTCCCCGGCCAAGACGGCATGCTGCACATCTCTCAGCTCAGCGAAGAGCGCGTCAACGCCGTTGAGGACGTTCTCAAGGTGGGTGACAAGCTGCGGGTGAAAATCGCCAACATCGACGAACGTGGCAAAATCGACCTGATCCGCCCGGAACTTGAGGGCAAGATCGCTCCCCGCGAGCCCCGCCCCGCCCGCGGGGGTGGTGACCGCGGGCCGCGTCCACCCCGGCGCGAGTAA
- the folK gene encoding 2-amino-4-hydroxy-6-hydroxymethyldihydropteridine diphosphokinase, translating to MSEAAFIALGANLGEPLATLHRAREHLASLGTLTGTSALYRTVPVGGPPGQPDYLNAAVRLQTELSPQELLAALHRIEAQAGRVRRERWAARTLDLDLILYGAQVCDTPGLTLPHPRAWERAFVLAPLADLSPALVHPLTGETVAGALARLGLAGVTREVAEW from the coding sequence ATGAGCGAGGCGGCCTTTATCGCGTTGGGCGCCAACCTGGGTGAGCCCCTGGCGACGCTCCACCGCGCGCGCGAGCACCTAGCGTCATTGGGGACCCTGACCGGCACGAGTGCGCTTTACCGAACTGTGCCGGTCGGCGGTCCTCCGGGACAACCCGACTATCTCAACGCAGCTGTGCGGCTGCAGACTGAGCTTTCTCCGCAAGAGCTGCTTGCCGCGCTGCACCGCATCGAGGCGCAGGCTGGGCGCGTTCGCCGGGAGCGCTGGGCAGCGCGCACGCTCGATCTCGACCTGATTCTGTACGGGGCGCAGGTCTGCGATACCCCAGGGCTCACGCTGCCCCATCCCCGCGCCTGGGAGCGCGCTTTTGTGCTGGCCCCGCTGGCGGACCTCAGTCCCGCGCTGGTGCACCCCTTAACTGGAGAGACGGTCGCTGGAGCCCTGGCCCGCCTCGGTCTCGCCGGCGTCACACGCGAGGTTGCGGAGTGGTAG
- the folB gene encoding dihydroneopterin aldolase, with the protein MSRVVLEGLEFHARHGVYELEATLGARFVIDAELHWSFAGIPDELRSAVNYAAAYDAIREEVTGERHQLIEVLADRIARRLLRDHPRLETVTVRVHKPFAPLPGVFRDVYAELTLRQGE; encoded by the coding sequence ATGAGCCGGGTCGTTCTGGAGGGACTGGAGTTTCATGCGCGGCACGGCGTGTACGAGCTGGAAGCGACTCTGGGGGCCCGCTTCGTGATCGACGCCGAACTGCACTGGTCCTTTGCGGGAATTCCCGACGAACTGCGCTCGGCCGTCAACTACGCCGCGGCCTATGACGCTATCCGTGAGGAGGTGACCGGCGAACGGCATCAGCTGATCGAGGTGTTGGCCGACCGCATCGCTCGCCGTCTGCTGCGTGACCATCCCCGACTGGAAACTGTCACCGTGCGTGTTCATAAGCCCTTTGCGCCGCTGCCGGGCGTGTTCCGCGACGTATACGCCGAATTGACTCTGCGGCAGGGGGAATGA
- the folP gene encoding dihydropteroate synthase: MTPKPERWSQRQHRLTFGFRVPGGERSAAGWQVTWTGCAVMGVLNVTPDSFSDGGKYTSREAAVAQARAMRDAGALIIDVGGESTRPGSEPVPAAVELDRVRPVLRALAAEGVLLSVDTMKPEVAAEALRAGAHLINDVRGLRDSEMVRVCADAAAPACIMHMQGEPRTMQRAPHYEDVVAEVYGFLHRQAQLVLSAGVPSVLLDPGLGFGKTPAHNLALLHALPGLTAGPHPVLVGVSRKRLIDTLAGVPRAADRDPGSLALHLYAARHGAAAVRAHAAAAHVQALRVEAALDTPGIVPAR, encoded by the coding sequence ATGACCCCGAAGCCTGAACGCTGGTCACAGCGCCAGCACCGCCTGACATTCGGCTTTCGGGTTCCTGGAGGCGAGCGCAGCGCCGCGGGCTGGCAGGTGACCTGGACGGGTTGCGCCGTGATGGGCGTGTTGAATGTCACGCCGGACAGCTTCAGCGATGGGGGGAAGTACACCTCACGGGAGGCGGCGGTGGCGCAGGCGCGGGCCATGCGGGACGCAGGGGCGCTGATCATCGATGTGGGCGGTGAAAGCACCCGTCCCGGCTCGGAGCCGGTGCCGGCCGCGGTGGAACTCGACCGGGTGCGGCCGGTGCTGCGGGCACTTGCCGCTGAGGGCGTGCTTCTGAGCGTAGACACCATGAAGCCGGAGGTGGCAGCAGAAGCTCTGCGAGCGGGGGCGCACCTCATCAACGACGTGCGGGGCCTGCGTGACTCGGAGATGGTCAGGGTGTGCGCTGATGCTGCTGCGCCCGCCTGCATCATGCATATGCAGGGCGAGCCGCGCACCATGCAGCGAGCCCCCCACTACGAGGACGTGGTGGCGGAGGTCTACGGCTTTCTGCACCGTCAGGCGCAGCTTGTCCTGAGTGCGGGTGTGCCCTCTGTCCTGCTTGATCCTGGTCTGGGCTTTGGCAAGACGCCAGCACATAATCTGGCGCTCTTGCATGCTCTGCCTGGTCTCACGGCCGGTCCGCATCCCGTCCTCGTTGGGGTGAGCCGCAAGCGGCTGATCGACACGCTGGCCGGGGTGCCCCGCGCGGCAGACCGTGACCCGGGGAGCCTCGCGCTCCACCTGTATGCTGCCCGCCACGGGGCCGCCGCTGTGCGTGCCCACGCTGCGGCCGCCCATGTTCAGGCCCTGCGGGTAGAGGCGGCGCTGGACACACCCGGCATCGTGCCCGCCCGCTAG